In the genome of Streptomyces sp. Tu 3180, the window CTGCTCGCCGTCTCCGAGCTGGTCACCAACGCCCTGGTGCACACCGACGGCCAGGTCCGCCTCGACCTCACCCTGATCAACGACCGGCTGCGCCTGGCCGTCGCCGACGCCTCGCCCCGCACCCCCGTCAAGCCCACCAGCATCAACTGGGAGGCCACGGGGGGCCGGGGCATCCTGCTCGTCGAGGCGGTGGCGGCGGCGTGGGGGACGCTTCCGGTCAGCGGGGGCAAGCAGGTGTGGGCGGAGTTCGTCCTGCGGGGGTGAGACCCCGCAGGACCCTCAGAGCAGCTTCAGCAGCTCCTCGGCGAGCGGCGCGGAGGACGCCGGGTTCTGCCCGGTGACCAGGTTGCGGTCGGTCACCACGTTCGGCGCCCACGGCTCCCCGGTCCGCACGCGCACACCGGCCTCGGTGAGCCGGTCCTGGAGCAGCCACTTCACCTTGCCGGCGAGACCGCCCTGCGTCTCCTCGGCGTTGGTGAACGCCGCCACCTCGTAGCCGGCGAAGGCGTTCGTCCCGTCGTCCCGCACGGCGGCGAGCAGGGCGGCCGGGCCGTGGCAGACCACGGCGAGCGGCTTGCCCGACTCCAGCGCCCCGGTGAGCAGCCGGCCGGAGTCGGGGTTCACGGCCAGGTCCTCCATGGGACCGTGGCCCCCGGGGTAGAAGACGGCCGCGTACTCGTCCAGGCGGACGTCCTCCAGCGGGACGGGCCGCTGGAGCTCGGTGAAGGACCGCAGCGCCGCCGCGATCCGGTCGGCGTTCTCCTGGCCGCCGTTCATCTCGGGGGTGAGGGACCCCCGGTCGACGGGAGGCACGACCCCGCCGGGCGTGGCGACGACGACCTCGTGGCCCGCGGCCCGGAACGCCTCGTAGGGCGCGACGGCCTCCTCGGCCCAGAAACCGGTGGGGTGCGTGGTGCCGTCGGCCAGGGTCAGGCGGTCGGCGCCGGTGACGACGAACAGGATCCTCGACATGTGCTCACTTCCCGATGCGCGGAGGGCTTCGATGCCTCGACGGTAGGGTGCCCGCCCCCTGGAATTCCAATGTCTGCTTCCATGGCAGTCATAGGGAGTCCTATGGATGATCGGAGCGGGCCGCAGCCCGGCACGCACAGGCCTCCCGTACGCTCGTCGGCGTGAGGCACAGCGATTCCCATGGCTCCGCCGAGGCCGGCGCGGCCCCGCCCGCGCAGCCCGACCTGAATCTGCTGCGCACCTTCCTGACGGTGTACCGGTCCGGGTCCTTCACGGCCGCCGCCCAGCTGCTGGGCCTGTCCCAGCCCACCGTCACGACCCAGATCCGCTCGCTGGAACGGCACACCGGCCGCGAGCTGTTCGAACGGCTGCCCCGCGGCGTCGCGCCCACCGCCGTGGCCGACGAGCTGGCCGCCCGGATCGCCGCCCCGCTCGACGCGCTCGCCGAGGCCACCGGACACGGCTCGCCCGGCCGCGCCCGCCCCCGGCCGGTCCACCTCGCCGGACCCGCCGAACTGCTCTCCACCCGGGCGCTGCCCGCGCTCGCCCCGCTGGTGGCCCGGGGGACGCGGCTGCGCGTCACCACGGGCCTGACCGACCCGCTGCTCGACGAACTGCGCACCGGCCGCCACGACTTGGTCATCGCCACCAGCCGGCCGCGCGGCCGCACCCTGTCCGCGGTGCCGCTGGCCGACGAGGAGTTCGTCCTGGTCGCCGCGCCCGCCCTGGCCGACGGGGTGCGCGGGCGCCTCGCCGCCGAGGGCCCCGGCGCGCTGCACGGCGTCCCCCTGCTCACCTACGCCGAGGACCTGCCCATCGTCCGCCGCTACTGGAGGCACGTCTTCGGCCGGCGGCTGAACTGCCACGCCGCCGTCTCCGTCCCGGACCTGCGGGCGGTGCTGGCCCTGGTCGTGGCCGGGGCCGGCTTCAGCGTGCTGCCGCGCTACCTGTGCGCCGGGGAACTGGCCGACGGCGCCCTGGTCCCGCTCGACGAGCCGGAGGACGCCCCGATCAACACCAGCTTCCTGGTGCAGCGGCCCGGTACCTCGGACAACCCCCATGTCGCGCTCGTCCGCGACCGCCTGCTGGAGGCCGCCCGCGCCTGGTGAGCGGGCGGCCCGGCCGGGTACCCGGTCCGCGAAGGGAGGAGAAGGGAAGAGAAGACGGAAAGAGGGGAGAGAGGCACGTCATGACACAGCATGTCCGCGACATCATGACCGGCGCGCCGGTGAGCGTCGGGCCGCAGACTTCCGTCGCCGAGGTCGCCCGCATCATGCGCGACCGCGATCTCGGGGCCGTCCTGGTCACGGACGGCGACGAACTGCGCGGACTGGTCACCGACCGCGACCTGGTGGTGCGGTCGGTCTCCCGGGGCGGCGACCCGGAGGAGACCACCGTCTCCGGGGCGTGCAGCGAGGACCTGGTGACCGTCGGCCCCGACGACGACCTGGACCGTGCGGTGCGGCTGATGCGCGAGCGCGCCGTGCGCCGCGTCCCGGTCGTCGAGAACGGGCACCCCGTCGGCATCGTCTCCCTCGGCGACGTCGCGATGGAACGCGACTCGGAGTCCGCGCTCGGCGACATCAGCGTGGCCAGGCCCAACACCTGAGGGCACCACCTCGCCCGGGGCCGGGAACTCCCGCCCCGGGCGCGCGCGTTGAAGGCGGGACGGGCACCGCGCGTTTGTCCGGCGGGGCGCCGGGGACCCGGGGCGGCAGCGGATGCAGAAGGAAGATGATGCGTCGTGATCCCGGAGATCGGTGACACACCCCGGCCCCGCCGGCCGGAGAGCGGGTGGGCGAGGGCCCGGCGACTGCGGGGCGAGGAGCCCCTGCGGACCTGCCTGCCCGCCGTGGACCGCGGCGCCTCCGGCGCCCCGGGCCGGGACACGGAGGGAAACATCGTGAGAGGCGAGGATTAGCCGGGATCCGGGCGACTCATCGGTCCCCTCCCGGGATTTCGTAATGAACGAGTAAAACAAGTGATGTTCGTTCCGCCGGAACACGACTATGGTGAGCCAGATGAAGGCTCTCGTGCTGTCCGGCGGTGCCGGAACCCGGCTGAGGCCGATCACCCACACCTCGGCGAAACAGTTGGTGCCCGTGGCCAACAAGCCCGTGCTCTTCTACGGGTTGGAGTCCCTCGCGGACGCGGGCATCACCGACGTCGGGATGATCGTCGGTGATACGGCCGCGGAGATCGAGGACGCGGTCGGCGACGGATCGAAGTTCGGCCTGCAGGTCACCTACATCCCCCAGGAGAAACCCCTCGGACTCGCCCACGCGGTGCTGATCGCCCGCGACTGGCTGGGTGACGACGACTTCGTGATGTACCTCGGCGACAACTTCATCGTCGGCGGCATCACCGGTCTCGTCGAGGAGTTCCGCAGGCACCGGCCCGACGCGCAGATCCTGCTCACCCGCGTCGCCGACCCCCGCGCCTTCGGGGTCGCCGAACTCGACCCGTCCGGGCGGGTCATCGGCCTGGAGGAGAAGCCGGACGCCCCCAAGAGCGACCTCGCCCTCGTCGGCGTCTACCTGTTCACGCCCGCCATCCACGAGGCGGTGCGCGCCATCAGGCCCTCCTGGCGCGGCGAACTCGAGATCACCCACGCCATCCAGCACCTGATCGACTCCCGCGCCGACGTGCGCTGCACGGTCATCCAGGGCTACTGGAAGGACACCGGCAACGTCGTCGACATGCTGGAGGTCAACCGGTCCGTCCTCGAAGGCGTCGAGCGCCGCATCGACGGTGAGGTGGACGCCGGCTCGCAGACCATAGGCCGGGTCGTCGTGGAGCAGGGGGCGCGGATCGTGAACTCACGCATCGTCGGCCCCGCCGTCATCGGCGCCGGCACGGTCGTCAGCGACTCCTACGTCGGCCCCTTCACCTCGGTCGCGGAGAACTGCCGGATCACCGACAGCGAACTCGAGTTCTCCATCGTGCTGCGGGACTCCTCCATCGACGGCGTCGGCCGCATCGAGTCCTCGCTGATCGGCCGGCACGTCGAGGTGACCCCGGCACCGGGCGTCCCCAGCGCCCACCGACTCGTCCTCGGAGACCACAGCAAGGTGCAGATCCATTCATGAACCTCCTCGTCACCGGCGCCGCCGGCTTCATCGGCTCCCGCTACGTCCGCATGCTGCTCGACTCCGACGCGCCCGACGCGCCGAGGATCACCGTGCTGGACGCGCTCACCTACGCCGGCACCCTCGACAACCTCGAACTCGGCCACCCCCGGCTGGAGTTCGTGCACGGCGACATCCGCGACGCCGAACTCGTCGGCAAACTGG includes:
- a CDS encoding CBS domain-containing protein → MTQHVRDIMTGAPVSVGPQTSVAEVARIMRDRDLGAVLVTDGDELRGLVTDRDLVVRSVSRGGDPEETTVSGACSEDLVTVGPDDDLDRAVRLMRERAVRRVPVVENGHPVGIVSLGDVAMERDSESALGDISVARPNT
- a CDS encoding type 1 glutamine amidotransferase domain-containing protein encodes the protein MSRILFVVTGADRLTLADGTTHPTGFWAEEAVAPYEAFRAAGHEVVVATPGGVVPPVDRGSLTPEMNGGQENADRIAAALRSFTELQRPVPLEDVRLDEYAAVFYPGGHGPMEDLAVNPDSGRLLTGALESGKPLAVVCHGPAALLAAVRDDGTNAFAGYEVAAFTNAEETQGGLAGKVKWLLQDRLTEAGVRVRTGEPWAPNVVTDRNLVTGQNPASSAPLAEELLKLL
- a CDS encoding LysR family transcriptional regulator, with product MRHSDSHGSAEAGAAPPAQPDLNLLRTFLTVYRSGSFTAAAQLLGLSQPTVTTQIRSLERHTGRELFERLPRGVAPTAVADELAARIAAPLDALAEATGHGSPGRARPRPVHLAGPAELLSTRALPALAPLVARGTRLRVTTGLTDPLLDELRTGRHDLVIATSRPRGRTLSAVPLADEEFVLVAAPALADGVRGRLAAEGPGALHGVPLLTYAEDLPIVRRYWRHVFGRRLNCHAAVSVPDLRAVLALVVAGAGFSVLPRYLCAGELADGALVPLDEPEDAPINTSFLVQRPGTSDNPHVALVRDRLLEAARAW
- a CDS encoding glucose-1-phosphate thymidylyltransferase, with translation MKALVLSGGAGTRLRPITHTSAKQLVPVANKPVLFYGLESLADAGITDVGMIVGDTAAEIEDAVGDGSKFGLQVTYIPQEKPLGLAHAVLIARDWLGDDDFVMYLGDNFIVGGITGLVEEFRRHRPDAQILLTRVADPRAFGVAELDPSGRVIGLEEKPDAPKSDLALVGVYLFTPAIHEAVRAIRPSWRGELEITHAIQHLIDSRADVRCTVIQGYWKDTGNVVDMLEVNRSVLEGVERRIDGEVDAGSQTIGRVVVEQGARIVNSRIVGPAVIGAGTVVSDSYVGPFTSVAENCRITDSELEFSIVLRDSSIDGVGRIESSLIGRHVEVTPAPGVPSAHRLVLGDHSKVQIHS